The following proteins are encoded in a genomic region of Maribacter hydrothermalis:
- a CDS encoding VF530 family protein, whose translation MSSDSQPNNPLHGVKLVTILEELTEKYSWEDLAGQVNINCFKSNPSIKSSLKFLRRTPWAREKVEHLYLQSFKK comes from the coding sequence ATGAGTTCAGATTCTCAACCTAACAATCCCCTGCACGGTGTAAAACTAGTGACTATTCTAGAAGAACTTACCGAAAAATATTCATGGGAAGACTTAGCCGGTCAGGTTAACATCAATTGTTTCAAGAGTAATCCTTCAATAAAATCTAGCTTAAAATTTTTACGCAGAACACCATGGGCGCGTGAAAAAGTGGAACATTTATACCTTCAATCCTTTAAAAAATAA
- the pulA gene encoding type I pullulanase, which yields MKYLVLTLIGFMLLNSCDSNHKTITDYNSYPTPVQENLWPQYSTDSTLFKLWSPNAQEVVLRLFRTGNDSESFAIYSLIKSNQGIWQITVNEDLNRIYYSFQVKESNNWLNETPGIYAKAVGVNGNRAMILDMETTNPNFWEYDTSPTLKKLNEAVIYELHIRDMTIHPQSGTKFPGKYLGLVETGTKGPNEINTGIDHLKELGITHVHLLPTFDHYSIDEVNLDTPQFNWGYDPKNYNVPEGSFSSDPFNAKVRIKEFKQMVKAFHDNGIGVIMDVVYNHTGKTEESNFNQEVPGYYYRHWEDGSYSDAAACGNETASERHMMRKFIFESVLYWIKEYHIDGFRFDLMGIHDIETMNKIADAVREINPDALLYGEGWTANDSPLPEEKRALKKHMQQLPKIAAFSDDLRDGLKGSVFEDESLGFISGAKNKQESIKFGIVGAISHPEVNYNNVNYSDAPWTTEPWQSINYVSCHDNHTLFDKLKISRPDAQLEKLIAMDKLANAIVLTSQGTPLLHAGSEILRTKNGEHNSYNLPDSINQINWNWKSEHKDVFTYYKNLIRLRKEHPAFYMANASEVREHLKFQKSNDSLVSFTLEGNANNDSWKKILIIYNASNEKVNYKIDGIWQEAVSGSTFDFKGTRFIKNTIIVPALSMYVAFQK from the coding sequence ATGAAATATTTAGTACTAACTCTAATAGGTTTTATGTTGTTAAACTCTTGCGATAGTAACCATAAAACAATTACCGACTATAATAGCTATCCCACGCCTGTACAGGAAAATCTTTGGCCGCAGTACAGTACAGATTCTACATTGTTTAAACTTTGGTCTCCTAATGCACAGGAGGTTGTTTTAAGATTATTTAGAACGGGCAATGACTCCGAATCATTTGCAATATATTCTCTTATAAAATCAAATCAAGGTATTTGGCAAATAACTGTAAACGAAGATTTAAACAGAATTTACTATTCTTTTCAAGTTAAGGAATCTAACAATTGGCTAAATGAAACTCCTGGAATTTATGCAAAAGCAGTAGGCGTAAACGGCAATAGAGCTATGATTCTAGATATGGAGACCACTAATCCAAATTTTTGGGAATATGACACATCCCCTACACTGAAAAAATTAAATGAAGCGGTCATTTATGAGTTGCATATACGTGATATGACAATTCACCCTCAGTCCGGAACTAAATTCCCTGGTAAATATTTGGGTTTAGTAGAAACTGGCACTAAAGGACCTAATGAAATTAACACAGGAATTGACCACCTTAAAGAGTTAGGCATTACTCATGTACATCTTTTACCCACTTTTGACCATTATTCCATAGATGAGGTAAACCTTGATACACCCCAATTTAATTGGGGCTATGACCCAAAAAATTATAATGTTCCTGAAGGTTCTTTTTCCTCAGACCCTTTTAATGCTAAAGTACGCATAAAGGAATTTAAGCAAATGGTGAAGGCTTTTCACGACAATGGCATAGGAGTTATCATGGATGTTGTCTATAACCACACAGGGAAAACTGAGGAATCTAATTTTAATCAAGAAGTTCCCGGTTATTATTACCGTCATTGGGAAGATGGCTCATATTCAGATGCAGCAGCGTGTGGCAACGAAACTGCTTCTGAACGCCACATGATGCGGAAGTTCATTTTTGAATCTGTTTTATATTGGATCAAAGAATATCACATAGACGGATTTAGATTTGACCTAATGGGTATTCATGATATTGAAACCATGAATAAAATAGCCGATGCTGTTCGTGAAATAAATCCTGATGCTTTACTTTATGGAGAAGGATGGACCGCTAACGATTCACCGTTACCCGAAGAAAAACGAGCGCTTAAAAAACATATGCAACAGTTACCAAAAATTGCAGCATTTAGCGATGATTTGCGAGACGGACTTAAAGGTTCCGTTTTCGAAGATGAAAGTTTAGGTTTTATAAGTGGTGCTAAAAACAAGCAAGAATCAATTAAATTCGGTATAGTCGGTGCTATTTCACATCCTGAAGTTAATTATAACAACGTTAATTACTCAGATGCTCCATGGACCACAGAGCCCTGGCAATCTATAAATTATGTGTCTTGCCATGATAATCACACCCTTTTTGATAAACTTAAAATTTCAAGACCAGATGCTCAATTAGAAAAATTAATAGCAATGGATAAATTGGCAAATGCAATTGTTTTAACATCGCAAGGAACTCCTTTGCTACACGCAGGCTCAGAAATACTAAGAACTAAAAATGGCGAACATAATTCTTATAACCTACCAGATAGCATCAACCAAATAAACTGGAATTGGAAAAGTGAACATAAAGACGTTTTCACATACTATAAAAACCTAATTCGACTACGGAAAGAACATCCAGCTTTTTACATGGCTAATGCTTCAGAAGTTCGTGAACATTTAAAATTTCAAAAATCCAATGATAGCCTTGTTTCCTTTACCTTAGAAGGTAATGCAAATAATGATAGTTGGAAAAAAATTTTAATCATTTATAATGCATCCAACGAAAAAGTAAATTATAAAATTGATGGTATTTGGCAAGAAGCTGTTTCTGGCAGTACCTTTGATTTTAAAGGTACGCGGTTTATAAAAAATACAATTATAGTACCAGCACTTTCTATGTACGTTGCATTTCAAAAATAA
- a CDS encoding sigma-70 family RNA polymerase sigma factor: protein MRQLKITKQVTNRETASLDKYLQEIGKVDLITADEEVELAQRIKAGDQIALEKLTKANLRFVVSVAKQYQNQGLTLPDLINEGNLGLIKAAQRFDETRGFKFISYAVWWIRQSILQALAEQSRIVRLPLNKIGSINKINKTFAFLEQAHERMPSPEEIAKELDMTVDDVKQSLKNSGRHVSMDAPLIDGEDSNLYDVLRSGESPNPDRELLHESLRTEIERALETLTPREADVIRLYFGLAGQHSMTLEEIGETFDLTRERVRQIKEKAIRRLKHTSRSKILKTYLG from the coding sequence ATGAGACAGCTTAAGATTACAAAACAGGTTACCAATAGGGAAACCGCATCTTTGGACAAGTACTTACAAGAAATTGGAAAAGTGGACTTGATTACCGCTGATGAAGAAGTAGAGTTGGCACAACGTATCAAGGCAGGCGACCAGATCGCTCTTGAAAAACTAACAAAAGCCAACCTCCGATTCGTGGTTTCAGTTGCCAAGCAGTACCAAAACCAAGGCCTTACTTTACCGGATTTAATTAACGAGGGTAACCTTGGTTTAATTAAAGCAGCACAGCGTTTTGACGAAACGCGGGGATTTAAATTTATCTCCTACGCCGTATGGTGGATCCGTCAATCTATATTACAAGCTTTGGCAGAACAATCGCGTATCGTTCGTTTGCCATTGAACAAAATTGGTTCTATCAACAAAATCAACAAAACTTTTGCTTTTCTAGAGCAAGCGCACGAAAGAATGCCTTCTCCAGAAGAAATTGCAAAAGAATTGGATATGACTGTTGATGACGTAAAGCAATCATTAAAAAACTCAGGTAGACACGTATCTATGGATGCACCTCTTATTGATGGTGAAGATTCTAACCTTTATGATGTACTTCGTAGTGGTGAGTCTCCAAATCCGGACAGAGAATTATTACATGAGTCTTTACGTACAGAAATTGAGCGTGCCTTAGAAACACTAACTCCGCGTGAAGCAGATGTTATTCGTTTATATTTTGGCCTTGCCGGTCAACATTCTATGACCTTAGAAGAAATTGGTGAAACTTTTGATCTTACCAGAGAAAGAGTTCGTCAAATTAAAGAAAAAGCGATTAGAAGATTAAAGCACACCTCTAGAAGTAAAATATTAAAAACGTATTTGGGTTAA